The genomic interval TTTTCCTTGAAGCATTACAATATGGTGTTCCACCACATGGTGGAATAGCATTTGGGTTCGATAGAATGGTGGCAATTGCAGCAAATAGTGAAAGTATAAGGGATGTAATTGCATTTCCAAAGACAGCTAGTGGAGTATGTCAATTGACAGGTGCTCCTTCGGAAGTCACACAACAACAGTTAGAAGAATTGTCGATAAATGTTGTAAAAAATAAAGAAAAAATATAAGATTAGGTGATACTATGCCTTGTAGAATAGCTATAGATGGCCCAGCAGGTTCTGGAAAAACATCAGTAGCAAAATTATTAGCGAAAAAACTTGGATTTTATTATCTTGATACTGGAGCGATGTACAGAATTGTTGGACTTTACCTTAAAAACAAAAATATTGATGAAAAATCTCACGAAGAAATAGAAAAAGAGTTGAAAAAGTTAAATATTCAATTTAAAGAAGGACATTTTTTGGTCAATGGAAAGGAAGTTTCAGATGAGATAAGAACTCCTGAAGTTGGTATTTATGCTTCAAGATTTGCAAGCGTTCCTATAGTTAGAAAATATCTAACAGAACTTCAGAGAAAAATATCTTTAAATGAAAATATAGTTGTTGAAGGAAGAGATATAGGGACGGTAGTTATTCCAGATGCTGAAGTTAAAATATTTTTGACGGCTACCCAAGAAGCAAGAGCGAAAAGAAGGTATAAAGAACTGACCAATAGAGGTGTAAAGGTGAATTTTGAAGATATTTTAAATGAAATAATTCTTCGTGATAAACAAGATAGTGAAAGAGAAATTGCCCCATTAATGAAAGCAAAAGATGCAATTGAAATTGATTCAACAGAATATTCTTTAGAAGAAGTAGTTGATATGATATATGAGGTGGTTAAAGAGAAATGCAAATTGTAGTTGCTAGTAACATAGGATTTTGTTTTGGTGTAAAAGAAGCGGTAGAAAAATCTAAAGAATTATTAAAAGCAGGTTTTAAGGTTTTCACAGATGATGATATAGTTCACAATAAGGTAGTTATGAATGAACTAAGAAAACTTGGCTTGTCTTTTAAAGATGGAGAAATTTTTTTGGTAAGAGCACACGGCTTGCCAAAAGAAAAAATAGAAAAATTATCGACAAAATATAAAATAGAGGATTTGACGTGTAAAATTGTGTATAATTTATTTTGGTTAGCAGAAAAGTTTGAAAAACAAGGTTATCAAGTTGTTGTGTTTGGAAAACCAAATCATCCAGAAATGATAGCAATTAGAAGTTATGCAAAAAATGCAATAGTTTCGTTAGAACCAGTTGCAGTTGAAGCTGAAAAGATAGCTTTGTTAAGCCAAACAACTATGTCAGTTGAAGAATTTGAGGGATTTGCGAACAGTACCAAACAAATTTCGAAATTTTCAGAGTTTTTGATAAAAAACACTATATGTAATGTTACTGTGTCTCGCGAAAATGAAACAAAAAGAATAGCAAGACAGGTAGATTTACTATTTGTAGTTGGTGGAAAACATAGTTCCAACACTAAAAAGCTTGCTAGGATAGCATCTCAATATACAAATGTAGTTCATGTTGAGACAGCAAAAGAAATACTTGAGACACCTTCAAATGTAAAAAGCGTAGGGATTGTAAGTGGTACGTCAACTCCAATTGAAGTTGTCAATAAAGTTGTTCATAGAATAAAAGATTTGGGAGGGGAACAGTAGTATGGAAAATAACTTTGAAAAAATGCTGGAAAATTATCTTTTTAATGAGGTAAAAGTTGGAACGGTAGTAGAAGGTGTGGTTGTAAGGTCAACAGATACGGATGTTTTTGTTGATTTTGGTTGGAAAGGGGAAGGAGTGATACCAACAGATGAGTTAGTAAAAGAGCCTTCGGAGTATAAACCGGGTACAAAAATTAATTTATTGGTTTTGAGAATAAATGAAGAGGAAGGAACCGCTCTATTATCTGAACGGAGAGTATATTTAAGGAAAGCTAGAGAATTAATTAAAGAAAAGTTTGAAAATGGAGAAAAAGTAATAGGAAAAATCAAAGAAAGAGTAAAAGGAGGATATAAAGTTTTAATTGATAATGTAATTGAAGCATTTTTGCCTGGTAGAGAGTCGCTAATAAGAAGTGGCGATAAAATTCCAGAAGATTATTTAGAGTTCAAAATCATAAAATTTAACGCATCAAGGAAGAAATTAAATATTGTGGTATCGAGAAAGATAATTGTTGATGAGATGATAGATAGTTTTTATTCAAACAGAAAGCCTGGTGATGTGATTGAAGGTTTGGTAGAAAAGGTAGAAAAATTCGGAGCATTTATAAGAATTGCTGAAGGAATTACAGGATTATTACCAAACTCGGAAGTTTCATATGATACTTCTTTGACTGTAGAAGATGTGTTGAGAGAAGGACAATCTGTAAAATTGCTAATAAAAGATATTGACAGAAATAAGAAGAGAATTATACTGAGTTTAAAAGCATTGATGCCAGATCCTTGGGAAAACATCGAGAAAAAGTATCCCATAGGGGAAGTTGTAAGTGGTATTGTAAAGAAAATTATGCCATTTGGATTCTTTGTGAATTTAGAACCCGGCATTGATGGTTTAGTGCATATTAGTGAAGTATTTTGGGGTAGACAAGGTAGAATTCAAGATGTAGTTGAGGAAGGGGATGTAGTAAAAGTTATTGTAAAGGATGTTGATAAAGAAAACCGAAAGTTATCTTTGAGTTATAAAGAAGCAAAAGGTGATCCGTGGAAAAATATTGAAGAGAAGTATCCTGTAGGTAATGTTGTAACAGGTGTTGTAGGAGCAATTTTAAATTCAGGAGTTATAATTGACTTGGAAGAAGAAATAAGCGGTTTTTGTCCGATTTCAGAATTATCTTGGAAATATGTTGAAAAACCAGAGGAAGTTGTAACAATCAAGCAGAAAGTAAAAGCAGTTGTTACAAGTTTAGATAAAGATGCTCGAAAAATGAGACTGAGTATAAAAAGAGCTACTCAAAATCCATGGAAGCTGTTTGTGGAAAATTATAAAGAAGGAGATATAGTTACTGGAAAAATAGTCAAAAAGGTCAAAAAAGGATATATCGTTGAAATTGATGATATTGAAGCCTTTTTACCGGAAACACATGCGCTGGAAGAAAAAAATGTTGGAGATCAACTAACAGGAAGAATATTAAAGATTGTCGAAGACAAAGAAATATATAAAATTACGATAAGTGAAAAATTAAAAGAAGAAATTGAACAATTAAAAGAACTTAGTGAAAAAGCGAATGCAGAGAGGGTAGTTTCACTTGAGGGGAAGGTTAAAAATGCCAACAGTACTGATAGTAGGGAAGAGTAATGTAGGAAAATCAACTCTATTTAATAGGCTGATCGGAAGAAAAAAATCAATTGTAGATAATAAAGAAGGAGTTACAAGGGACGCGGTCTCTGACCGCGTCATATATAATGATAAAGAGTTTCAAATAGTTGATACTTGTGGAGTTTTTGAAAATCCTAATGATTTATTTAGTAAAAAGTCGAAAGAAAATACTTTAAACATGCTAAAAGAAGCTGAACTTATAATTTTTGTTGTTGATGGCAGAAACGGGATATCTTCTGAAGATCATTATTTAGCTGATTTACTTAGAAAAAGCTCTGTAGATGTTATTTTTGTTGCTAATAAAGTTGAAAGTGAAAAAAAATTTATGGAAGTTTTGCCTGATTTGTATACTTTGGGATTTGATGAACCTTTAAAAATCTCAGCGGAACATGGAAAAAATATAGATGTGTTAATTGAAAAAATAATTGCAAAGCTTGAAGAAAAAGGTTTCGACTTGAGAATAAAGGAGGATAGTAGAAAAGAAATAATAAGGGTAGCGTTGGTTGGAAGACCAAATGCTGGAAAATCTTCACTGTTTAATTCTATTCTTAATACTGAAAGGGCGTTAGTTACACCTATCCCAGGTACAACACGCGATTCTGTTGATGAATTGGTAGAATTGAATGGAAGAAAGTTTTTATTTATTGATACGGCGGGTTTAAGAAGAAAGAGTAAAGTAGAATATAAAAGCTTGGATATGTACAGTAATGTAAGATCAATTAGAAGTATTGAATTTGCAGATGTTGTTGTAATAGTTGTTGATGCAACTGAAGGAATTACTCACCAAGATCAGAGAATATCTGGTATAGCGGAAAAAAGAGGAAAAGCAACGGTGGTTGTATTTAATAAAATAGATCTTGTGAAAAATTTCAGGGAAAGAAAAGGGGAATTTTTGTATCAGTTTGAAGAGAAGTTATATTTTATAAATTACAGTCCGTTGGTCTTTACAAGTACAGTGGAGAAGAAAGGAATAGATGTCCTTATAAGAGCTATTGAAGAAGCGTATAAATCACTTCATCATAGAGTTTCAACTAGTGCGGTAAATGCCGCAATTCAGAGGATGATGATGTTTACACCACCTCCCAGGGGATTGAAAATTCTTTATGGAACACAAGTTGATATAAAGCCACCAACGTTTTTGTTTTTTACAAATGGTAAAAAAGTGCCAGACTCATATCAGAATTTAATTAGGAGGACAATTAGGGAGAATATTTATCATTTTTCTGGGGCTCCTTTGTTCCTCAAATTCAAATCAAGACATTAGGAGGGGTTATATATGAAAAAGCTTTTTGTTGTAGTATTACTAGGAGTGTTTTTCATTAGTATTTTTGGTTTTAAAGTTATCATGGTAACTGATGTTGGTGGCTTAGGCGATGGTTCTTTTATGGATGGAACATGGTCTGGAATTGTTAAAGCATGTAAAGAGCTTGGGATAGAATACGATGTAATTCAATCAAAAGAACAGAGTGATTACATACCGAATTTAAGTAAAGCTGCAGAAATTGCAGATGTTGTGTTTGCCGTAGGATTTTTAATGTCCGATTCATTTTATAAAGTAGCCGAGCAATATCCTGGTACATATTTTGTAGGAATTGATTTTACAAGTGAGAATAATTTGCCAAACGTTATGACTTTTACATTTAAAGAACAAGAGGGAAGTTTTTTAACAGGATATTTAGCTGCGGGAATGACAAAAACAGGAAAAGTTGCAATCATTGGAGGAATTCCTATTCCGCCAGTTCAAAGATATGCTATAGGCTTCTTAGCAGGTGTTAAAGCTTATAACCAACTTCATGGTACAAATGTTGAAGGAAAATTGGTTTACGCCAATACATTTATAGATCCTAAAAAAGGTAAAGAGTTGACACAGGCATTGATGAGTGAAGGTGTAGATATAATCCAACAAGCATGTGGCGGTACTGCTTTGGGAATAATAGAAGCTATAAAAGAAGAAAATAATAAGTGTTCAAATGCAAAGAATTTGAGTGAGTTACTTGATTATTTATATGATAATAATGGATATTTCATGTTAGGTGGAGATGTTGAACAAGAATGGCAAGCTCCAGGTCATATTTTAGCAAGTGCTATAAAAAGGGTAGATGTTGCAAGTTATTTAGGAGTTGTGAAAGCCTTCAACGGTGAATGGACTTCGGGTAATGTTGAACTTGGTATAAAGGAAGATGGTGAAGGAATTAGTAGAATGCCATTTACAAAAGGATTAGTTCCTAACAGACTTCTTGCGGAAATAGAATATTTGATAAAGTTAGTTAAGGAAGGACAGTTAGTAATTCCATCTACTGAAGATGAATTAAATGCTTTTAGAGTTAAAAAAATAGAATTTCCTTTTTAAAGGAGGGAGATAGTGGAACGAGTAATAAATATAACAGATGACATTTTTTATGTTGGAGTAAACGATAGAGAAACATATTTATTTGAAGGCCTTTGGCCTCTTCCAAAAGGTGTCAGTTATAATTCATATCTAATTAAAGATAAGAAAAATGTTTTGATTGATACTGTAAAAGTAAGTAAATCAGATTTATTTATACAGAAAATAAAAGATATTATTAATGGAAATTCACTAGATTACTTAATCATAAATCATATGGAACCTGATCATTCTGGTTCGATACTTGCGATTTTAAATGCGTTTCCTAATATAAAGATTGTTGGAAATAAAAAAACATTTGAATTTTTGAAAGCATTATATGGGATTGATGAGAATTTGCTTGAAGTTAAGGATGGTGATGAGTTAGTTCTTGGAAAGCATAAATTGAAGTTTTTTTTGACCCCAATGATTCATTGGCCTGAAACAATGATTACATATGAGGTTACTGAAAAAATCGCATTTACAGGAGATGCATTCGGGGGTTTTGGTACTTTAGATGGAGGAATCTTTGATGATGAAGTAGATATTGAATATTATAAAAATGAAATTAGAAGATATTATTCAAATATTGTTGGGAAATTTGGACCTATGGTTCAAAAAGCTTTAAAAAGATTATCTGGAATCGATATAAAGATTATTGCTTCAACTCATGGTCCAGTATGGAGGAACAATCCTCAAGTCATAGTTGATTTGTACGATAAATGGAGCAAATATGAAGCTGAAGATGGTGTTGTGATAGTATATGGTTCTATGTACGGGAATACAGAGAAAATGGCCGATTATATTGCAAATGTTCTTGCAAAGAAAGGGATTAAAAATATTAGAGTTATGAATGCCTCCAAAGTTCATGAATCATACATAATAAATGAAATTTGGAGGTTTAAAGGAGTTATTATTGGAACATGTACTTACAATAACGGCATATTTCCGCCAGTAGAAAATCTTTTAATTAATTTAAGTCATAAAGGATTGAAAAATCGTATATTTGGCGTATTTGGAACGTATGGTTGGAGTGGTGGAGGAGTTAAAGGAGTCGTCGAATACCTACAGAAGAACAATTGGGAGTTAGTATGTGAACCAATTGAAGTGCAATTTAGTCCAAGTTCGGAAGATTTGGAGAACTTGGAAAAATTAGCGGAATGTTTCGTAGATAGAATGAACTAATTTTTTAGGGCTCCCTTTTAGTAGGGAGCTTTTGTTTTTTTAAAATTCGAAAAAATATGTTAAAATTTTTTAGAGGTGAAAATAAATTATGATTAATTTAAAGCAATATTTAGTGTTTTTTTTGCTTTTAGCTATTATTGCTATTTTGTTTGTTTATTGGTATTTTTATTTAAGTAATAGAGTTGGTTTTTTGTATTCAACCAAAAATATTTCGTATAATTTTTTGAAGGATTATCATGGAGAATTACATTTAATTGAATATAATGAAGAAGGTAGACATGAAAAGATAATTAGATCGCTTAAAAGTAAGGGAATTAATATAATAATTGGTCCGATGTTTAGTGAGGATGGAAAAAAATTATTACCATTTTTGGAAAAATATGATTTAGTGGCTTTTTCACCAACAATTACCTCAAAACGATTGTTGGCAAGCACTAATAGAATTTTTTCGCTTGTACCAGATAATGACTATTTGATTGATACAATTGAGAATTTTTTAAGGAGTAAAAATGTTAAAAATGTTTTAATCATTCTTGACCCGAGGAACAAAGCTTATTCAAATGAATTTGTAAAAATAATTGAGAATTTTAAAGGTGATTATTGGTATTATTACGGTTTAAACACTTTGTTTTCACATAGCAAAGACTGGAATAAATATGATGCTATAGTAATTACAACTACATCAAAAGAAGCAATTGACATCATTATACAGATAAGTTCAATTTATAAAGGTTTATTTGTTTTAACTGATAGTGCATTGGATATGGAATTAACAAAATACAATGGGCCTAAAGAAAAAATTTATTTGATTTCGTTTACTGATAATCCTTTTAATTATGTTGCTGATCTTATTGAAGAAGCTATTGATTTAGTTGCTTCTCACAAATTTTTGAGTGCAAATCAAGTTATAAGTTTTTATTTGCAAAATAATTTTGTTGATGGTAAAAGATTTAATTATATTGGCACATTACAAAGAAAAATAAAGGTACTTAATTTTTCTGAGATAAAGGTGGGAAATGAATAGAATAAAAAAAAGGTTTGTATTTGTTATTTTTATGTTATTGGTGATATTACAATTGTTCTTTTTTTATATGTTTTTACAAAGCCATTTAACCTCTGGGGTTAAAGTTTTTGCTGCGTTTATAAATAATTTATTTAGTACTGACAATTTTATCGTATCAAAGTTAGATTTGAATTTTTTTGATAAAAAATTGAATCAGAATTTATCTGGTATTTTGAACGAAGGTCCGAATTCTTACATTGAAGGTATATACTATTCGAATATGAGTTTGAAATATGTAAAAAAAGTAAAAGATGGATATTTACTTTATGAAATTCCTGAACGAGTAATTAAAATGCCACAAGCTGAAGAAGAAGAGTTTTTGATTCTTTTTAAAAATGAAGTAGTTTATTCCAACAATTACGAATTAATAGGTTCAAAATTAGAGACAAAGGGCTTATTTTCAAAATCTGAGGTAACTGACTATGGATTTGAAGTAGTTATAAGATATGATCTAAAAAAAGTTTTAAAATATTC from Thermosipho atlanticus DSM 15807 carries:
- the cmk gene encoding (d)CMP kinase, translated to MPCRIAIDGPAGSGKTSVAKLLAKKLGFYYLDTGAMYRIVGLYLKNKNIDEKSHEEIEKELKKLNIQFKEGHFLVNGKEVSDEIRTPEVGIYASRFASVPIVRKYLTELQRKISLNENIVVEGRDIGTVVIPDAEVKIFLTATQEARAKRRYKELTNRGVKVNFEDILNEIILRDKQDSEREIAPLMKAKDAIEIDSTEYSLEEVVDMIYEVVKEKCKL
- the ispH gene encoding 4-hydroxy-3-methylbut-2-enyl diphosphate reductase, translated to MQIVVASNIGFCFGVKEAVEKSKELLKAGFKVFTDDDIVHNKVVMNELRKLGLSFKDGEIFLVRAHGLPKEKIEKLSTKYKIEDLTCKIVYNLFWLAEKFEKQGYQVVVFGKPNHPEMIAIRSYAKNAIVSLEPVAVEAEKIALLSQTTMSVEEFEGFANSTKQISKFSEFLIKNTICNVTVSRENETKRIARQVDLLFVVGGKHSSNTKKLARIASQYTNVVHVETAKEILETPSNVKSVGIVSGTSTPIEVVNKVVHRIKDLGGEQ
- a CDS encoding S1 RNA-binding domain-containing protein, giving the protein MENNFEKMLENYLFNEVKVGTVVEGVVVRSTDTDVFVDFGWKGEGVIPTDELVKEPSEYKPGTKINLLVLRINEEEGTALLSERRVYLRKARELIKEKFENGEKVIGKIKERVKGGYKVLIDNVIEAFLPGRESLIRSGDKIPEDYLEFKIIKFNASRKKLNIVVSRKIIVDEMIDSFYSNRKPGDVIEGLVEKVEKFGAFIRIAEGITGLLPNSEVSYDTSLTVEDVLREGQSVKLLIKDIDRNKKRIILSLKALMPDPWENIEKKYPIGEVVSGIVKKIMPFGFFVNLEPGIDGLVHISEVFWGRQGRIQDVVEEGDVVKVIVKDVDKENRKLSLSYKEAKGDPWKNIEEKYPVGNVVTGVVGAILNSGVIIDLEEEISGFCPISELSWKYVEKPEEVVTIKQKVKAVVTSLDKDARKMRLSIKRATQNPWKLFVENYKEGDIVTGKIVKKVKKGYIVEIDDIEAFLPETHALEEKNVGDQLTGRILKIVEDKEIYKITISEKLKEEIEQLKELSEKANAERVVSLEGKVKNANSTDSREE
- the der gene encoding ribosome biogenesis GTPase Der → MPTVLIVGKSNVGKSTLFNRLIGRKKSIVDNKEGVTRDAVSDRVIYNDKEFQIVDTCGVFENPNDLFSKKSKENTLNMLKEAELIIFVVDGRNGISSEDHYLADLLRKSSVDVIFVANKVESEKKFMEVLPDLYTLGFDEPLKISAEHGKNIDVLIEKIIAKLEEKGFDLRIKEDSRKEIIRVALVGRPNAGKSSLFNSILNTERALVTPIPGTTRDSVDELVELNGRKFLFIDTAGLRRKSKVEYKSLDMYSNVRSIRSIEFADVVVIVVDATEGITHQDQRISGIAEKRGKATVVVFNKIDLVKNFRERKGEFLYQFEEKLYFINYSPLVFTSTVEKKGIDVLIRAIEEAYKSLHHRVSTSAVNAAIQRMMMFTPPPRGLKILYGTQVDIKPPTFLFFTNGKKVPDSYQNLIRRTIRENIYHFSGAPLFLKFKSRH
- a CDS encoding BMP family lipoprotein, giving the protein MKKLFVVVLLGVFFISIFGFKVIMVTDVGGLGDGSFMDGTWSGIVKACKELGIEYDVIQSKEQSDYIPNLSKAAEIADVVFAVGFLMSDSFYKVAEQYPGTYFVGIDFTSENNLPNVMTFTFKEQEGSFLTGYLAAGMTKTGKVAIIGGIPIPPVQRYAIGFLAGVKAYNQLHGTNVEGKLVYANTFIDPKKGKELTQALMSEGVDIIQQACGGTALGIIEAIKEENNKCSNAKNLSELLDYLYDNNGYFMLGGDVEQEWQAPGHILASAIKRVDVASYLGVVKAFNGEWTSGNVELGIKEDGEGISRMPFTKGLVPNRLLAEIEYLIKLVKEGQLVIPSTEDELNAFRVKKIEFPF
- a CDS encoding FprA family A-type flavoprotein encodes the protein MERVINITDDIFYVGVNDRETYLFEGLWPLPKGVSYNSYLIKDKKNVLIDTVKVSKSDLFIQKIKDIINGNSLDYLIINHMEPDHSGSILAILNAFPNIKIVGNKKTFEFLKALYGIDENLLEVKDGDELVLGKHKLKFFLTPMIHWPETMITYEVTEKIAFTGDAFGGFGTLDGGIFDDEVDIEYYKNEIRRYYSNIVGKFGPMVQKALKRLSGIDIKIIASTHGPVWRNNPQVIVDLYDKWSKYEAEDGVVIVYGSMYGNTEKMADYIANVLAKKGIKNIRVMNASKVHESYIINEIWRFKGVIIGTCTYNNGIFPPVENLLINLSHKGLKNRIFGVFGTYGWSGGGVKGVVEYLQKNNWELVCEPIEVQFSPSSEDLENLEKLAECFVDRMN
- a CDS encoding type 1 periplasmic-binding domain-containing protein, yielding MINLKQYLVFFLLLAIIAILFVYWYFYLSNRVGFLYSTKNISYNFLKDYHGELHLIEYNEEGRHEKIIRSLKSKGINIIIGPMFSEDGKKLLPFLEKYDLVAFSPTITSKRLLASTNRIFSLVPDNDYLIDTIENFLRSKNVKNVLIILDPRNKAYSNEFVKIIENFKGDYWYYYGLNTLFSHSKDWNKYDAIVITTTSKEAIDIIIQISSIYKGLFVLTDSALDMELTKYNGPKEKIYLISFTDNPFNYVADLIEEAIDLVASHKFLSANQVISFYLQNNFVDGKRFNYIGTLQRKIKVLNFSEIKVGNE